One genomic segment of Trueperaceae bacterium includes these proteins:
- a CDS encoding TIGR00282 family metallophosphoesterase — protein MRVLFVGDVFATPGLKALRAYLGAYGGDYDLRVVNAENATGGRGLSEKHFDQVRDAGADVVTLGNHTFDQRDTADLLERSTHLVRPLNYPPGTPGLGATTVAVGGTHVTVAQVMGRLFMDPLDDPFRALDDLFASLPEGRPVIVDAHVETTAESKVLGYHVAGRAAALLGTHTHVQTADEQLLNGTAYLTDVGMTGVEASSIGVTYDGPYAAFRTQRKHRFTPAEGAATVCAVALELEGTRATSIERIRWRHDPATGGGAEPGDGRTGHVVRTPDAGAEDARAV, from the coding sequence ATGCGCGTGCTGTTCGTGGGCGACGTCTTCGCCACCCCCGGCCTGAAGGCGCTCCGCGCCTACCTCGGGGCGTACGGAGGCGACTACGACCTGCGCGTCGTCAACGCCGAGAACGCGACGGGAGGGCGGGGCCTGAGCGAGAAGCACTTCGACCAGGTGCGCGACGCCGGCGCCGACGTCGTCACGCTCGGGAACCACACCTTCGATCAGCGAGACACCGCGGACCTGCTCGAGCGCTCGACGCACCTCGTGCGGCCCCTGAACTACCCGCCCGGCACGCCCGGGCTGGGGGCGACGACGGTGGCGGTCGGCGGCACCCACGTCACGGTCGCACAGGTGATGGGGCGCCTGTTCATGGATCCGCTGGACGACCCCTTCCGGGCGCTCGACGACCTGTTCGCGTCGCTGCCCGAGGGGCGCCCCGTGATCGTCGACGCGCACGTGGAGACGACCGCGGAGTCGAAGGTCCTCGGGTACCACGTCGCGGGTCGCGCCGCGGCGCTCCTGGGGACGCACACGCACGTGCAGACCGCCGACGAGCAGCTCCTGAACGGCACCGCCTACCTGACCGACGTCGGCATGACCGGGGTCGAGGCGTCCAGCATCGGCGTGACGTACGACGGTCCGTACGCCGCCTTCCGGACGCAGCGCAAGCACCGCTTCACCCCCGCGGAGGGCGCGGCGACGGTGTGCGCCGTCGCGCTGGAGCTCGAGGGGACCCGCGCGACGTCGATCGAGCGGATCCGCTGGCGGCACGACCCCGCGACGGGCGGGGGGGCGGAGCCGGGCGACGGGCGGACGGGGCACGTCGTCCGTACGCCGGACGCCGGTGCGGAGGACGCCCGTGCGGTCTGA
- a CDS encoding MotA/TolQ/ExbB proton channel family protein gives MELILSGGPILVAIIAVSIYALYVFLVRFRTLSREPADNEALMRTVNAAVRERDLEAALAACETHGGPVARVLGAALTRLPYGRSALESAFQEASLEEEQRLARGIRPLTTIAQIAPLMGLLGTVTGMIVAFAEISSQGTGNPAALADGIGQALVTTAAGLIVAIPTLIGQNVLSSRVDAMLLEIDRRREELMGEVAEAVASRRDAGERSPAA, from the coding sequence ATGGAGTTGATTCTGAGCGGCGGGCCGATCCTGGTCGCCATCATCGCGGTCTCGATCTACGCGCTGTACGTCTTCCTCGTCCGCTTCCGGACGTTGTCGCGCGAGCCGGCGGACAACGAGGCCCTCATGCGGACGGTGAACGCCGCGGTCCGTGAGCGCGACCTCGAGGCGGCGCTCGCCGCCTGCGAGACGCACGGGGGCCCCGTCGCGCGGGTGTTGGGGGCGGCCCTGACGCGGCTGCCGTACGGCCGGTCGGCGCTCGAGTCGGCGTTCCAGGAGGCCAGCCTGGAGGAGGAGCAACGCCTCGCGCGCGGCATCCGGCCGCTCACGACGATCGCGCAGATCGCGCCCCTCATGGGGCTCCTGGGGACCGTCACCGGCATGATCGTGGCGTTCGCGGAGATCTCCTCGCAGGGGACCGGGAACCCCGCGGCGTTGGCCGACGGGATCGGGCAGGCGCTCGTGACGACGGCGGCGGGGTTGATCGTGGCGATCCCCACCCTGATCGGGCAGAACGTCCTCTCGAGCCGGGTCGACGCGATGCTCCTCGAGATCGATCGGCGCCGCGAGGAGTTGATGGGCGAGGTCGCCGAAGCGGTGGCGTCGCGCCGCGACGCGGGCGAGCGGTCGCCCGCCGCGTGA
- a CDS encoding Lrp/AsnC family transcriptional regulator, whose amino-acid sequence MAKPDLDDVDRKILVHLREEGRASHAEIAERVRRSAPAVGERIKKLMQRGVIHGFHADVDPDAVGLSVAAFVALAPTPGSDVRDLVTRLKRLPEVQELHSVAGTYSYLAKVRTTSPTALDAFLDDLMMMDGVERTETTMVLRTNLERPAVLPFDPAPAATDAEDGT is encoded by the coding sequence ATGGCGAAGCCCGACCTCGACGACGTCGACCGCAAGATCCTCGTCCACCTCCGCGAGGAGGGACGCGCCTCGCACGCCGAGATCGCCGAGCGGGTCCGGCGTTCCGCGCCGGCGGTCGGAGAACGCATCAAGAAACTGATGCAGCGCGGCGTGATCCACGGGTTCCACGCCGACGTCGACCCCGACGCGGTCGGCCTGTCGGTCGCGGCGTTCGTCGCGCTGGCCCCCACCCCCGGCAGCGACGTCCGCGACCTGGTGACGCGCCTGAAGCGACTTCCGGAGGTGCAGGAGCTGCACTCGGTCGCCGGGACGTACAGCTACCTCGCGAAGGTCCGCACGACCAGCCCCACCGCCCTCGACGCGTTCCTCGACGACCTGATGATGATGGACGGCGTCGAGCGCACCGAAACGACGATGGTGCTGCGCACGAACCTCGAACGCCCCGCGGTGTTGCCGTTCGACCCCGCGCCCGCCGCAACCGACGCGGAGGACGGGACCTAA